The following coding sequences lie in one Alosa sapidissima isolate fAloSap1 chromosome 15, fAloSap1.pri, whole genome shotgun sequence genomic window:
- the LOC121684027 gene encoding GTPase IMAP family member 4-like, which produces MDPGLTIVLLGNTGVGKSASGNTILGDKIFESRRTFKSVTTEITVIPKKLFGKNVKVVDTPGILSTGSEEITIFCQRLLQSSRPCLFLVVVKIDRFTVEQEKAVNAVINVIGDEGLKNGYMLFTGGEYLDGTPIDDFIKEDQEGLLPTLTKRFDGRYHVFSNDKGDQKQVEELLEKWNHLQTSKQGSCPQDIPSGSLLEDRRIVLLGLPGAGKSSSGNTILGCKMFESGCDFDAVTTECTSGSAELKGQKVTVVDTPGFSDKVLTRQKLLKEIGKMVEEAKPGPHAFVFVVKLGRISEGDAYLLNKLPKLFGADVLKYCMVLFTNGGELENRRNSVEQLIKTNRNVDKLVSMCSGRYCVFDNNKMKRDRQQVGNLLDKIDEIVTVNQGRHYGNLKMPRIADTDRSGQSGTSSPANRPISENTWRTPLEMLKDLIKWLQTAIKRLLNNSIPT; this is translated from the exons ATGGATCCAGGTCTCACCATCGTTCttctgggaaacactggagtCGGGAAAAGTGCTTCAGGAAACACCATTCTTGGAGATAAAATATTTGAGTCCAGGCGCACTTTTAAGTCTGTTACAACAGAAATCACAGTGATACCTAAAAAATTGTTTGGGAAAAACGTAAAAGTGGTTGACACTCCAGGGATATTATCTACTGGTTCAGAAGAGATTACTATCTTCTGTCAGCGGCTGCTTCAGTCCTCCAGACCTTGTTTGTTCCTGGTAGTGGTTAAAATTGATCGATTCACTGTGGAGCAGGAAAAGGCTGTGAATGCAGTGATCAATGTTATCGGAGATGAAGGACTAAAAAACGGCTATATGCTCTTCACTGGAGGAGAATACTTAGATGGCACACCAATTGATGATTTCATCAAAGAGGATCAAGAAGGTCTACTTCCAACACTCACTAAAAGGTTTGATGGAAGGTATCATGTGTTCAGCAATGACAAAGGAGATCAGAAACAAGTTGAGGAATTGCTTGAGAAGTGGAATCACCTTCAAACCAGCAAGCAAGGTTCCTGTCCACAAG ATATTCCTAGCGGGTCTCTTTTGGAGGACAGGAGGATTGTGTTGCTCGGTCTACCCGGAGCTGGGAAGAGTTCATCAGGAAACACTATCTTAGGATGTAAAATGTTTGAGTCAGGCTGCGACTTTGACGCAGTCACTACTGAGTGCACTAGTGGATCAGCGGAGTTGAAGGGTCAAAAAGTTACAGTGGTAGACACACCAGGATTCAGTGATAAAGTTCTGACTCGTCAGAAGTTGTTAAAAGAGATCGGGAAGATGGTGGAGGAGGCGAAACCAGGACCACATGCCTTTGTTTTTGTGGTCAAATTAGGCAGAATCTCGGAAGGAGATGCCTACCTGCTAAATAAACTACCAAAACTGTTTGGCGCTGATGTTTTAAAGTACTGTATGGTACTTTTCACTAATGGAGGAGAGCTGGAAAACAGAAGGAATTCCGTGGAACAATTGATTAAGACCAACAGAAATGTGGATAAACTGGTCTCCATGTGTAGTGGGAGATACTGTGTGtttgataataataaaatgaaaagagacagacagcaggTTGGAAACCTCCTGGATAAAATAGATGAAATAGTCACAGTTAATCAAGGAAGGCACTACGGAAACTTGAAAATGCCTAGAATTGCAGATACCGACAGATCCGGTCAGTCAGGTACATCAAGTCCAGCAAATAGGCCAATCTCTGAAAATACATGGCGAACACCATTGGAGATGCTCAAAGACTTAATTAAGTGGCTCCAAACAGCAATTAAGAGATTGTTGAATAATTCTATACCAACTTAA